DNA sequence from the Planifilum fimeticola genome:
CGGAGCGGCCGGCCTCATTGCTCGCAGGGGGCATTGAAACATATAATAAAGAAAGCGGATGAAAAAAGGGGGTGGTGGAGTGGACGCGGGAAAAGGCATCAACCTGGTGGTGATCACGGGCATGTCGGGCGCGGGCAAGACCGTGGCCGTGCAAAGCCTGGAGGACCTCGGGTTTTTTTGCATCGACAACCTGCCGCCCATTCTGCTGCCCAAGTTTGCGGAGCTTTTGGAGCAATCGAAGGGAAAGCTGCGGAAAGCCGCGTTGGTGATCGATCTGCGGGGTCGGGAATTTTTTTCTTCCCTGTTTGAGTCTCTGGACACCCTGGAGAAGCACCACGGGATTCATTACCAGATTCTTTTCCTGGAAGCCAGCGATCAGACCCTGGTGCGGCGGTACAAGGAGACCCGACGCCGCCACCCCCTGTCCCGGGACGGAACGCCCTTGGACGGGATTCTGCAGGAACGGAGATTGCTCGAGGAGATCAAAGGGCGAGCCCATCACATCATCGACACCAGTCACCTGAAACCGAACCAACTGAAGGAAAAGATCGCCGCCCGATTCGGCCAGTCGGAACGGGAGCGAATGACGGTCACCTTTCTTTCCTTTGGATTCAAGTACGGGGTTCCCATCGACGTGGATCTGGTCTTTGACGTCCGCTTTCTGCCCAACCCCCACTA
Encoded proteins:
- the rapZ gene encoding RNase adapter RapZ, with the translated sequence MDAGKGINLVVITGMSGAGKTVAVQSLEDLGFFCIDNLPPILLPKFAELLEQSKGKLRKAALVIDLRGREFFSSLFESLDTLEKHHGIHYQILFLEASDQTLVRRYKETRRRHPLSRDGTPLDGILQERRLLEEIKGRAHHIIDTSHLKPNQLKEKIAARFGQSERERMTVTFLSFGFKYGVPIDVDLVFDVRFLPNPHYVKSLRPHTGKDSDVYEYVMKWEETRQFIDKLKDLLSFLLPHYHREGKTQLVVGIGCTGGKHRSVAIAEHLSRIFNERESCRVAHRDIEKDA